The following coding sequences are from one Gossypium hirsutum isolate 1008001.06 chromosome A12, Gossypium_hirsutum_v2.1, whole genome shotgun sequence window:
- the LOC107951211 gene encoding uncharacterized protein isoform X1, with protein MRWEKVPLYQQEVGGFGEACSGPGKRWGHTCNSIKGGRFLYVFGGYGQDNCQTNQVHVFDAAKQTWSQPVMKGTPPSARDSHSCTTIGDNLFVFGGTDGVKPLKDLHILETCTNTWICPSVRGEGPEEREGHGAAVVGKRLFIFGGCGKSSDNNDEVYYNNLYILNTETFVWKLAAISGNPPSARDSHTCSSWKNKIIVIGGEDAHDYYLSDVHIFDADTLAWKELNTLGQILPPRAGHSTVAFGKNLFVFGGFSDAQNLYDDLYMLDVGFFFGGLKGLWLIRQHYLQVWFGQFMFSIIDAETGLWTKVITTGDGPSARFSVSGDCLDPLKSGVLIFIGGCNKTLEALDDMYYLYTGLVIKDERKLEKLSLRKQLKLKCQQENLSNLVRDKAFVSIEADNDVHHQPISLFSCGQASRDSFPSNEVLLQGKKIFHANVTESFPHGYTIETIIDGTQLRGILFSNKPNSVGVANYNLCRKRTSLESGDSVFGDCNSNSKSKSSRSMMQDYGDCKQGDVHEKDCSLHEAEAPAPSSRNPASYDLSIRKDLAKQESSVAHLNLTDDKANDTPNSGSEVLKGIGSVGTDFSVALSPRKMSREQTPWSATNPKYHYKQ; from the exons atgaGATGGGAAAAGGTCCCGCTTTATCAACAAGAAGTTGGAGGTTTCGGAGAAGCATGTTCAGGGCCAGGCAAAAGATGGGGACATACATGTAATTCTATTAAAGGAGGCAGATTTCTCTATGTTTTTGGTGGTTATGGCCAGGATAACTGCCAAACCAATCAAGTTCATGTCTTTGACGCTG CTAAGCAAACATGGAGCCAACCTGTAATGAAGGGCACACCGCCTTCTGCAAGAGACAGCCATAGTTGTACCACTATTGGTGACAATCTATTTGTTTTTGGTGGTACTGATGGTGTGAAACCTCTCAAGGATCTACATATATTAGAAACCT GCACAAACACATGGATTTGTCCAAGTGTAAGAGGTGAAGGGCCAGAGGAACGTGAGGGTCACGGTGCAGCTGTTGTTGGCAAACGACTCTTCATATTTGGTGGCTGTGGGAAATCTTCTGATAACAATGATGAAGTATATTAcaacaatctttatattttaaatacaG AGACCTTTGTCTGGAAACTTGCGGCAATATCAGGAAACCCCCCATCTGCCCGCGATAGCCATACTTGCTCATCTTGGAAGAATAAAATTATTGTAATTGGCGGCGAAGATGCGCATGATTACTATTTGTCTGATGTCCATATCTTTGATGCAg ATACTCTTGCATGGAAAGAGTTGAATACCTTAGGCCAGATATTGCCACCCCGTGCTGGTCACTCCACTGTTGCTTTCGGCAAGAACTTATTTGTTTTTGGGGGATTTTCTGATGCTCAAAATCTTTATGATGATCTCTACATGCTTGATGTTG GGTTTTTTTTTGGCGGCTTGAAAGGGTTATGGCTGATAAGACAACATTACTTACAAGTTTGGTTTGGTCAATTTATGTTTTCTATCATCGATGCAGAAACTGGCTTGTGGACCAAGGTGATTACTACGGGTGATGGCCCTTCAGCTAGATTTTCTGTTTCCGGGGATTGTTTGGATCCCCTAAAGAGCGGTGTTCTTATATTCATTGGTGGCTGCAATAAGACTCTCGAGGCACTGGATGACATGTATTACTTATACACAG GACTTGTTATAAAGGATGAAAGGAAGTTAGAGAAATTATCCTTGAGAAAGCAGTTGAAGTTAAAGTGCCAACAAGAAAATCTTAGTAATCTTGTACGTGATAAAGCTTTTGTTAGTATTGAAGCTGACAATGATGTGCACCACCAACCCATATCTTTGTTTAGCTGTGGCCAAGCAA GTAGAGATAGTTTTCCATCAAACGAAGTTCTACTTCAGGGGAAGAAGATATTTCACGCTAATGTTACAGAGAGCTTCCCGCATGGATATACCATCGAGACTATTATAGATGGGACGCAACTTCGAGGAATACTGTTTTCAAACAAACCCAACTCTGTCGGTGTAGCCAATTATAATCTCTGTAG AAAAAGGACTTCTTTGGAAAGTGGGGATTCTGTATTTGGTGATTGCAATAGCAATAGTAAATCAAAATCTTCAAGAAGCATGATGCAGGATTATGGAGATTGTAAGCAAGGTGATGTTCATGAGAAGGATTGTTCATTGCATGAGGCGGAAGCTCCTGCTCCGAGTTCAAGGAATCCTGCATCTTATGATCTATCAATCCGCAAG GACCTTGCAAAGCAAGAATCATCCGTAGCTCATCTCAACTTAACTGATGATAAGGCCAACGATACACCAAACTCTGGCAGTGAAGTTCTGAAAGGCATTGGATCTGTGGGGACAGATTTCTCCGTTGCCTTATCTCCAAGAAAG ATGAGTAGAGAGCAAACACCTTGGAGTGCAACAAACCCAAAATATCATTACAAACAGTGA
- the LOC107951211 gene encoding leucine-zipper-like transcriptional regulator 1 homolog isoform X2: MRWEKVPLYQQEVGGFGEACSGPGKRWGHTCNSIKGGRFLYVFGGYGQDNCQTNQVHVFDAAKQTWSQPVMKGTPPSARDSHSCTTIGDNLFVFGGTDGVKPLKDLHILETCTNTWICPSVRGEGPEEREGHGAAVVGKRLFIFGGCGKSSDNNDEVYYNNLYILNTETFVWKLAAISGNPPSARDSHTCSSWKNKIIVIGGEDAHDYYLSDVHIFDADTLAWKELNTLGQILPPRAGHSTVAFGKNLFVFGGFSDAQNLYDDLYMLDVETGLWTKVITTGDGPSARFSVSGDCLDPLKSGVLIFIGGCNKTLEALDDMYYLYTGLVIKDERKLEKLSLRKQLKLKCQQENLSNLVRDKAFVSIEADNDVHHQPISLFSCGQASRDSFPSNEVLLQGKKIFHANVTESFPHGYTIETIIDGTQLRGILFSNKPNSVGVANYNLCRKRTSLESGDSVFGDCNSNSKSKSSRSMMQDYGDCKQGDVHEKDCSLHEAEAPAPSSRNPASYDLSIRKDLAKQESSVAHLNLTDDKANDTPNSGSEVLKGIGSVGTDFSVALSPRKMSREQTPWSATNPKYHYKQ; the protein is encoded by the exons atgaGATGGGAAAAGGTCCCGCTTTATCAACAAGAAGTTGGAGGTTTCGGAGAAGCATGTTCAGGGCCAGGCAAAAGATGGGGACATACATGTAATTCTATTAAAGGAGGCAGATTTCTCTATGTTTTTGGTGGTTATGGCCAGGATAACTGCCAAACCAATCAAGTTCATGTCTTTGACGCTG CTAAGCAAACATGGAGCCAACCTGTAATGAAGGGCACACCGCCTTCTGCAAGAGACAGCCATAGTTGTACCACTATTGGTGACAATCTATTTGTTTTTGGTGGTACTGATGGTGTGAAACCTCTCAAGGATCTACATATATTAGAAACCT GCACAAACACATGGATTTGTCCAAGTGTAAGAGGTGAAGGGCCAGAGGAACGTGAGGGTCACGGTGCAGCTGTTGTTGGCAAACGACTCTTCATATTTGGTGGCTGTGGGAAATCTTCTGATAACAATGATGAAGTATATTAcaacaatctttatattttaaatacaG AGACCTTTGTCTGGAAACTTGCGGCAATATCAGGAAACCCCCCATCTGCCCGCGATAGCCATACTTGCTCATCTTGGAAGAATAAAATTATTGTAATTGGCGGCGAAGATGCGCATGATTACTATTTGTCTGATGTCCATATCTTTGATGCAg ATACTCTTGCATGGAAAGAGTTGAATACCTTAGGCCAGATATTGCCACCCCGTGCTGGTCACTCCACTGTTGCTTTCGGCAAGAACTTATTTGTTTTTGGGGGATTTTCTGATGCTCAAAATCTTTATGATGATCTCTACATGCTTGATGTTG AAACTGGCTTGTGGACCAAGGTGATTACTACGGGTGATGGCCCTTCAGCTAGATTTTCTGTTTCCGGGGATTGTTTGGATCCCCTAAAGAGCGGTGTTCTTATATTCATTGGTGGCTGCAATAAGACTCTCGAGGCACTGGATGACATGTATTACTTATACACAG GACTTGTTATAAAGGATGAAAGGAAGTTAGAGAAATTATCCTTGAGAAAGCAGTTGAAGTTAAAGTGCCAACAAGAAAATCTTAGTAATCTTGTACGTGATAAAGCTTTTGTTAGTATTGAAGCTGACAATGATGTGCACCACCAACCCATATCTTTGTTTAGCTGTGGCCAAGCAA GTAGAGATAGTTTTCCATCAAACGAAGTTCTACTTCAGGGGAAGAAGATATTTCACGCTAATGTTACAGAGAGCTTCCCGCATGGATATACCATCGAGACTATTATAGATGGGACGCAACTTCGAGGAATACTGTTTTCAAACAAACCCAACTCTGTCGGTGTAGCCAATTATAATCTCTGTAG AAAAAGGACTTCTTTGGAAAGTGGGGATTCTGTATTTGGTGATTGCAATAGCAATAGTAAATCAAAATCTTCAAGAAGCATGATGCAGGATTATGGAGATTGTAAGCAAGGTGATGTTCATGAGAAGGATTGTTCATTGCATGAGGCGGAAGCTCCTGCTCCGAGTTCAAGGAATCCTGCATCTTATGATCTATCAATCCGCAAG GACCTTGCAAAGCAAGAATCATCCGTAGCTCATCTCAACTTAACTGATGATAAGGCCAACGATACACCAAACTCTGGCAGTGAAGTTCTGAAAGGCATTGGATCTGTGGGGACAGATTTCTCCGTTGCCTTATCTCCAAGAAAG ATGAGTAGAGAGCAAACACCTTGGAGTGCAACAAACCCAAAATATCATTACAAACAGTGA
- the LOC107951211 gene encoding kelch domain-containing protein 3 isoform X3, whose product MRWEKVPLYQQEVGGFGEACSGPGKRWGHTCNSIKGGRFLYVFGGYGQDNCQTNQVHVFDAAKQTWSQPVMKGTPPSARDSHSCTTIGDNLFVFGGTDGVKPLKDLHILETCTNTWICPSVRGEGPEEREGHGAAVVGKRLFIFGGCGKSSDNNDEVYYNNLYILNTETFVWKLAAISGNPPSARDSHTCSSWKNKIIVIGGEDAHDYYLSDVHIFDAETGLWTKVITTGDGPSARFSVSGDCLDPLKSGVLIFIGGCNKTLEALDDMYYLYTGLVIKDERKLEKLSLRKQLKLKCQQENLSNLVRDKAFVSIEADNDVHHQPISLFSCGQASRDSFPSNEVLLQGKKIFHANVTESFPHGYTIETIIDGTQLRGILFSNKPNSVGVANYNLCRKRTSLESGDSVFGDCNSNSKSKSSRSMMQDYGDCKQGDVHEKDCSLHEAEAPAPSSRNPASYDLSIRKDLAKQESSVAHLNLTDDKANDTPNSGSEVLKGIGSVGTDFSVALSPRKMSREQTPWSATNPKYHYKQ is encoded by the exons atgaGATGGGAAAAGGTCCCGCTTTATCAACAAGAAGTTGGAGGTTTCGGAGAAGCATGTTCAGGGCCAGGCAAAAGATGGGGACATACATGTAATTCTATTAAAGGAGGCAGATTTCTCTATGTTTTTGGTGGTTATGGCCAGGATAACTGCCAAACCAATCAAGTTCATGTCTTTGACGCTG CTAAGCAAACATGGAGCCAACCTGTAATGAAGGGCACACCGCCTTCTGCAAGAGACAGCCATAGTTGTACCACTATTGGTGACAATCTATTTGTTTTTGGTGGTACTGATGGTGTGAAACCTCTCAAGGATCTACATATATTAGAAACCT GCACAAACACATGGATTTGTCCAAGTGTAAGAGGTGAAGGGCCAGAGGAACGTGAGGGTCACGGTGCAGCTGTTGTTGGCAAACGACTCTTCATATTTGGTGGCTGTGGGAAATCTTCTGATAACAATGATGAAGTATATTAcaacaatctttatattttaaatacaG AGACCTTTGTCTGGAAACTTGCGGCAATATCAGGAAACCCCCCATCTGCCCGCGATAGCCATACTTGCTCATCTTGGAAGAATAAAATTATTGTAATTGGCGGCGAAGATGCGCATGATTACTATTTGTCTGATGTCCATATCTTTGATGCAg AAACTGGCTTGTGGACCAAGGTGATTACTACGGGTGATGGCCCTTCAGCTAGATTTTCTGTTTCCGGGGATTGTTTGGATCCCCTAAAGAGCGGTGTTCTTATATTCATTGGTGGCTGCAATAAGACTCTCGAGGCACTGGATGACATGTATTACTTATACACAG GACTTGTTATAAAGGATGAAAGGAAGTTAGAGAAATTATCCTTGAGAAAGCAGTTGAAGTTAAAGTGCCAACAAGAAAATCTTAGTAATCTTGTACGTGATAAAGCTTTTGTTAGTATTGAAGCTGACAATGATGTGCACCACCAACCCATATCTTTGTTTAGCTGTGGCCAAGCAA GTAGAGATAGTTTTCCATCAAACGAAGTTCTACTTCAGGGGAAGAAGATATTTCACGCTAATGTTACAGAGAGCTTCCCGCATGGATATACCATCGAGACTATTATAGATGGGACGCAACTTCGAGGAATACTGTTTTCAAACAAACCCAACTCTGTCGGTGTAGCCAATTATAATCTCTGTAG AAAAAGGACTTCTTTGGAAAGTGGGGATTCTGTATTTGGTGATTGCAATAGCAATAGTAAATCAAAATCTTCAAGAAGCATGATGCAGGATTATGGAGATTGTAAGCAAGGTGATGTTCATGAGAAGGATTGTTCATTGCATGAGGCGGAAGCTCCTGCTCCGAGTTCAAGGAATCCTGCATCTTATGATCTATCAATCCGCAAG GACCTTGCAAAGCAAGAATCATCCGTAGCTCATCTCAACTTAACTGATGATAAGGCCAACGATACACCAAACTCTGGCAGTGAAGTTCTGAAAGGCATTGGATCTGTGGGGACAGATTTCTCCGTTGCCTTATCTCCAAGAAAG ATGAGTAGAGAGCAAACACCTTGGAGTGCAACAAACCCAAAATATCATTACAAACAGTGA
- the LOC107951210 gene encoding pentatricopeptide repeat-containing protein PNM1, mitochondrial: MPPLTSLQLRRLLHRCVSSPSPFQPHALLSPKPQFTPTHFPKLPFVISKPFSTQNPNPQTPDPVALSISAELLKDPSLDPLTITPRLQLHFSHIKPTPLLISQTLNLSPEAGRTVLGFNDWVLSDPDFNHTDETLSFFIDYFGRRKDFKAAHDLLVNHKSVAGPKTLNSSIDRLARAGRPTQVLGFFERMEKDYGFKRNKESLKLVVEKLCENGYASYAEKLVKDSANEIFPDEMICDLLIKGWCVDGKLEEARRLAGEMYRGGFEIGTMAYNAMLDCICKLCREKDPFRLHSEAEKVLLDMDFNGVPRNVETFNLLLNNLCKIRKTEDAVKLFFRMGEWGCYPNAESYLILIRSLYQAARIGEGDEMIDGMKSAGFGDQLGKKEYYGFLKILCGIERVEHAMSVFKKMKADGCKPGIKTYDLLMGKWCAHNRLDRANALYNEALKNGVPVEPRPYRVDPRYMKKTKAVKKKKKRETFSEKMARKRRRLKQIRLSFVKKSKGRMRSA, encoded by the coding sequence ATGCCGCCATTAACGTCTCTGCAACTCCGTCGGCTGCTTCACCGTTGCGTCTCTTCGCCTTCTCCCTTTCAGCCCCATGCTTTGCTTTCTCCGAAACCTCAATTTACGCCCACCCATTTCCCCAAATTGCCATTTGTGATCTCTAAACCCTTCTCCACCCAGAACCCTAACCCTCAAACCCCAGATCCGGTTGCTTTATCTATTTCGGCTGAACTCCTCAAGGACCCTTCTTTAGACCCTCTCACTATCACCCCTAGACTCCAGCTTCACTTTTCTCACATCAAACCAACCCCTTTGTTAATCTCCCAGACCCTCAATCTCTCCCCTGAAGCTGGCCGAACCGTTTTAGGGTTTAACGATTGGGTTTTATCGGACCCCGATTTTAACCACACCGATGAAACGCTTTCGTTTTTCATCGATTATTTCGGTCGAAGAAAAGATTTCAAAGCTGCCCACGATCTCCTTGTCAATCACAAGTCTGTTGCCGGGCCTAAAACTCTTAACTCCTCCATTGATAGGCTGGCTCGTGCTGGCAGGCCAACTCAAGTTCTGGGGTTCTTCGAGAGAATGGAGAAGGATTAtggtttcaaaagaaataaagaatcACTGAAGTTAGTAGTGGAGAAATTGTGTGAAAATGGCTACGCGAGTTATGCTGAGAAATTGGTGAAAGACTCAGCCAACGAGATATTTCCGGATGAGATGATATGTGACTTGTTGATCAAAGGTTGGTGTGTTGATGGGAAGCTTGAAGAAGCCAGAAGATTAGCTGGGGAAATGTATAGGGGAGGTTTTGAGATCGGTACAATGGCGTATAATGCAATGCTTGATTGTATATGTAAGCTTTGTAGAGAAAAAGATCCATTTCGACTTCATTCGGAAGCTGAGAAAGTTCTGCTTGATATGGATTTTAATGGGGTTCCAAGAAATGTGGAGACTTTTAACTTGTTGTTGAATAATCTTTGTAAGATTAGGAAAACTGAGGATGCAGTGAAGTTGTTTTTTAGGATGGGGGAATGGGGGTGTTATCCGAATGCAGAGagttatttgattttgattcgtAGCTTGTATCAGGCTGCTAGAATAGGAGAAGGAGATGAGATGATCGACGGGATGAAATCTGCTGGATTTGGTGATCAGCTTGGCAAGAAAGAATATTATGGATTTCTGAAGATTTTGTGTGGGATTGAAAGGGTTGAGCATGCAAtgagtgtttttaagaaaatgaaGGCTGATGGGTGTAAACCCGGCATTAAGACTTATGATTTGTTAATGGGGAAATGGTGTGCTCATAATCGGCTAGATCGAGCCAATGCACTCTACAATGAAGCTCTGAAAAATGGGGTGCCAGTGGAACCTAGGCCGTATCGTGTTGATCCAAGATATATGAAGAAAACTAAAGctgtgaagaagaagaagaagagggagaCTTTTTCTGAGAAAATGGCTAGGAAGAGGAGACGGCTCAAGCAAATTCGACTGAGTTTTGTAAAGAAGAGTAAAGGAAGGATGCGCAGTGCCTAA